A section of the candidate division KSB1 bacterium genome encodes:
- a CDS encoding DUF72 domain-containing protein produces the protein MKLFVGTSGYSYKEWKGPFYPEDLPDKEMLNYYSSQLPAVEINNTFYRLPSAKMLENWQEQVPESFRFVLKASRKITHFKKLKETDEETNYLFKTAATLGEQLGVILVQLPPYLRKDIDLLQNFLKLIPDGKATFEFRHHSWFEEEVFESLRSKNCALNFSEMGDNSEIKVVSTADWGYFRLRRMDYDDKALKDWLQRIQAQDWQKVYVFFKHEDEGAGPKLARRFLELAGA, from the coding sequence ATGAAATTATTTGTCGGGACCAGCGGCTACAGTTACAAAGAATGGAAGGGACCCTTTTATCCGGAAGACCTGCCGGACAAGGAAATGCTCAATTATTACAGCAGCCAGCTTCCCGCAGTTGAAATCAACAACACGTTTTATAGATTGCCAAGTGCCAAAATGCTCGAAAACTGGCAGGAGCAGGTTCCTGAAAGTTTTCGGTTTGTCCTCAAAGCCTCCCGGAAGATTACTCACTTTAAAAAACTCAAGGAAACCGACGAAGAGACAAACTATCTATTTAAAACAGCCGCAACCTTAGGAGAACAGCTCGGCGTAATCTTAGTGCAACTACCGCCTTATTTACGCAAGGATATTGACCTACTACAGAATTTTCTTAAACTGATTCCGGATGGGAAGGCAACATTTGAGTTCCGCCACCACTCCTGGTTTGAAGAAGAGGTTTTTGAGAGCTTGCGTTCAAAGAATTGCGCCTTGAATTTCTCTGAAATGGGGGATAATTCTGAAATTAAAGTCGTCTCGACCGCCGATTGGGGCTACTTCAGACTTCGCCGCATGGATTACGATGATAAAGCGCTCAAAGATTGGCTGCAGCGGATTCAGGCTCAGGATTGGCAGAAGGTTTACGTGTTTTTCAAGCATGAAGATGAGGGGGCGGGACCCAAATTGGCTCGCCGGTTTTTAGAATTAGCTGGAGCTTAG